One Ahaetulla prasina isolate Xishuangbanna chromosome 17, ASM2864084v1, whole genome shotgun sequence genomic window carries:
- the POLR3C gene encoding DNA-directed RNA polymerase III subunit RPC3 isoform X2, with translation MQLIRMGGQTLWMISQNTGTSLDQARKALCVLIQHNLVIFQQQKRGQVEYEAQCSRILRILRYPRYIYTAKTLYSDTGELIVEELLLNGKMTMSAVVKKVADRLTETMEDGKTMDYSEVSATFTCLADTHFVQRCPSPPEGSESTETRPSPTPTLAFNEKDMYAVPKLNLIGKGKRKHSDNGKDDGERGGKRFKQDAESNEPSADSGIFWQVNIDRFHQHFRDQAIVSAVANRMDQTSSEIVRTMLRMSEVTTSSNAPYTQPLSSNEIFRLLPTGYNISKQILDQYLTLLADDPLEFVGRSGDSGGGMYVINLHKGLASLATATLESIVQERFGSRCARIFRLLLRKRHLEQKQIEDFAMIPAKEAKEMMYKMLSANIVALQEIPKTPDHAPSRTFYLYTVNTLSSARLLLQRCYKCVANLIERRLHETKENRRLLEKSQRVEAILASVQATGAEQAQLQEIEEMITAPERQQLETLKHNVNKIDASENQVDETIFILESYINSTIRR, from the exons ATGCAGCTCATCCGTATGGGTGGACAGACATTATGGATGATTTCCCAAAACACAGGCACGTCACTCGATCAG GCCCGGAAAGCTCTCTGTGTCCTCATTCAACACAACTTGGTGATATTCCAGCAGCAGAAGCGAGGCCAGGTCGAGTATGAAGCCCAATGCAGCCGAATTCTGCGGATTCTTCGGTATCCCCGCTACATCTACACAGCTAAAACTCTCTATAGCGACACAGGGGAACTGATTGTGGAGGAATTGCTACTCAACGGTAAAATGACCATGAGTGCCGTAGTGAAGAAGGTGGCTGACCGGTTGACCGAGACCATGGAAG ATGGGAAAACAATGGATTACAGCGAAGTCTCTGCCACCTTTACTTGCCTGGCAGATACGCATTTTGTTCAGAGATGCCCTTCGCCGCCCGAAGGTTCTGAGTCTACCGAAACCCGGCCTTCTCCCACGCCTACGTTGGCCTTTAATGAGAAGGATATGTATGCTGTTCCGAAGCTGAACCTCATCG GGAAGGGAAAGCGGAAGCATTCGGACAACGGCAAGGACGACGGTGAAAGAGGCGGAAAACGATTCAAGCAAGACGCCGAAAGCAACGAG CCTTCTGCAGACAGTGGAATCTTCTGGCAAGTCAACATCGACCGTTTCCATCAGCACTTCCGGGATCAAGCAATTGTCAGTGCCGTGGCCAACAGAATGGACCAG ACCAGTAGCGAAATTGTCCGGACTATGTTGCGAATGAGTGAAGTCACAACCTCTTCTAATGCCCCCTACACTCAGCCGCTCTCTTCCAACGAG atattccgattgcttccgaccggttacaacATCTCCAAGCAGATTCTTGATCAGTACCTAACCTTGCTAGCAGATGACCCG CTGGAGTTCGTTGGGAGATCAGGCGACAGCGGTGGAGGGATGTATGTGATCA ATCTTCACAAGGGCCTGGCCTCTCTAGCCACCGCAACGCTGGAGTCCATTGTGCAGGAAAG ATTTGGGTCCCGCTGTGCCCGCATTTTCCGCCTTTTATTAAGAAAGAGGCACCTGGAGCAGAAGCAGATCGAGGACTTCGCCATGATCCCGGCCAAAGAAGCCAAAGAAATGATGTACAAAATGTTGTCGGCCAATATCGTAGCTCTGCAG GAAATCCCCAAAACTCCAGATCACGCCCCTTCCCGGACTTTCTATTTATACACAGTCAATACTCTCTCGTCTGCCCGGCTGCTCCTCCAGCGCTGTTATAAG tGTGTGGCCAACCTGATAGAACGGCGACTCCACGAGACCAAGGAGAACCG GCGTCTGCTGGAGAAGAGCCAGCGGGTGGAGGCCATCCTTGCTTCTGTCCAGGCCACGGGGGCTGAGCAGGCACAGCTGCAGGAGATTGAGGAAATGATTACAGCACCCGAACGGCAACAGCTGGAGACCCTCAAGCACAACGTCAACAA gaTCGATGCCAGTGAAAATCAAGTGGACGAAACCATCTTTATTTTGGAATCCTACATCAACAGCACCATCAGGCGCTGA
- the POLR3C gene encoding DNA-directed RNA polymerase III subunit RPC3 isoform X1, translating to MTQAEIKLCSLLLSEHFGEIVEKVGMQLIRMGGQTLWMISQNTGTSLDQARKALCVLIQHNLVIFQQQKRGQVEYEAQCSRILRILRYPRYIYTAKTLYSDTGELIVEELLLNGKMTMSAVVKKVADRLTETMEDGKTMDYSEVSATFTCLADTHFVQRCPSPPEGSESTETRPSPTPTLAFNEKDMYAVPKLNLIGKGKRKHSDNGKDDGERGGKRFKQDAESNEPSADSGIFWQVNIDRFHQHFRDQAIVSAVANRMDQTSSEIVRTMLRMSEVTTSSNAPYTQPLSSNEIFRLLPTGYNISKQILDQYLTLLADDPLEFVGRSGDSGGGMYVINLHKGLASLATATLESIVQERFGSRCARIFRLLLRKRHLEQKQIEDFAMIPAKEAKEMMYKMLSANIVALQEIPKTPDHAPSRTFYLYTVNTLSSARLLLQRCYKCVANLIERRLHETKENRRLLEKSQRVEAILASVQATGAEQAQLQEIEEMITAPERQQLETLKHNVNKIDASENQVDETIFILESYINSTIRR from the exons ATGACCCAGGCTGAAATCAAGCTTTGTTCTCTCCTGCTCAGCGAACATTTTGGTGAAATTGTGGAAAAGGTTGGAATGCAGCTCATCCGTATGGGTGGACAGACATTATGGATGATTTCCCAAAACACAGGCACGTCACTCGATCAG GCCCGGAAAGCTCTCTGTGTCCTCATTCAACACAACTTGGTGATATTCCAGCAGCAGAAGCGAGGCCAGGTCGAGTATGAAGCCCAATGCAGCCGAATTCTGCGGATTCTTCGGTATCCCCGCTACATCTACACAGCTAAAACTCTCTATAGCGACACAGGGGAACTGATTGTGGAGGAATTGCTACTCAACGGTAAAATGACCATGAGTGCCGTAGTGAAGAAGGTGGCTGACCGGTTGACCGAGACCATGGAAG ATGGGAAAACAATGGATTACAGCGAAGTCTCTGCCACCTTTACTTGCCTGGCAGATACGCATTTTGTTCAGAGATGCCCTTCGCCGCCCGAAGGTTCTGAGTCTACCGAAACCCGGCCTTCTCCCACGCCTACGTTGGCCTTTAATGAGAAGGATATGTATGCTGTTCCGAAGCTGAACCTCATCG GGAAGGGAAAGCGGAAGCATTCGGACAACGGCAAGGACGACGGTGAAAGAGGCGGAAAACGATTCAAGCAAGACGCCGAAAGCAACGAG CCTTCTGCAGACAGTGGAATCTTCTGGCAAGTCAACATCGACCGTTTCCATCAGCACTTCCGGGATCAAGCAATTGTCAGTGCCGTGGCCAACAGAATGGACCAG ACCAGTAGCGAAATTGTCCGGACTATGTTGCGAATGAGTGAAGTCACAACCTCTTCTAATGCCCCCTACACTCAGCCGCTCTCTTCCAACGAG atattccgattgcttccgaccggttacaacATCTCCAAGCAGATTCTTGATCAGTACCTAACCTTGCTAGCAGATGACCCG CTGGAGTTCGTTGGGAGATCAGGCGACAGCGGTGGAGGGATGTATGTGATCA ATCTTCACAAGGGCCTGGCCTCTCTAGCCACCGCAACGCTGGAGTCCATTGTGCAGGAAAG ATTTGGGTCCCGCTGTGCCCGCATTTTCCGCCTTTTATTAAGAAAGAGGCACCTGGAGCAGAAGCAGATCGAGGACTTCGCCATGATCCCGGCCAAAGAAGCCAAAGAAATGATGTACAAAATGTTGTCGGCCAATATCGTAGCTCTGCAG GAAATCCCCAAAACTCCAGATCACGCCCCTTCCCGGACTTTCTATTTATACACAGTCAATACTCTCTCGTCTGCCCGGCTGCTCCTCCAGCGCTGTTATAAG tGTGTGGCCAACCTGATAGAACGGCGACTCCACGAGACCAAGGAGAACCG GCGTCTGCTGGAGAAGAGCCAGCGGGTGGAGGCCATCCTTGCTTCTGTCCAGGCCACGGGGGCTGAGCAGGCACAGCTGCAGGAGATTGAGGAAATGATTACAGCACCCGAACGGCAACAGCTGGAGACCCTCAAGCACAACGTCAACAA gaTCGATGCCAGTGAAAATCAAGTGGACGAAACCATCTTTATTTTGGAATCCTACATCAACAGCACCATCAGGCGCTGA